In Nocardia sp. NBC_00403, one DNA window encodes the following:
- a CDS encoding hydroxymethylglutaryl-CoA lyase — MTVLTESVLRDVTLRDGLQLTGKVLPVEHKVDIVRRLLALGVPALEIGSMARPDLVPPMANTMDLIAALTPEELRHCWVWVATPRHVEKAAAAGVRNFQYCFSASDAHNKANIGRSTEDSVAAMPDAVRLAHQAGGEIQLCLATSFTCPFDGPVDPERVLAIANDPRTEGATDIVVADTLGQADPAQVTALISAVRDRTPHRRIVFHGHDTWGMGVANTLAALGAGATMVDGSLGGLGGCPFAPGASGNTATEDILFATRPTWFTPTTLAALVELSEDLLTDLGEPNRSRTAEGTRSKAEAFDWVI, encoded by the coding sequence ATGACGGTGCTGACCGAGTCGGTGCTGCGCGATGTGACGCTGCGCGACGGGCTTCAGCTCACCGGCAAGGTGCTTCCGGTGGAACACAAGGTCGACATCGTCCGGCGCCTGCTCGCGCTCGGCGTGCCCGCTCTGGAGATCGGCTCCATGGCCCGCCCGGATCTGGTGCCACCGATGGCCAACACTATGGACCTCATCGCGGCGCTGACTCCCGAAGAGCTGCGACACTGCTGGGTCTGGGTGGCCACACCCCGGCACGTCGAAAAAGCGGCGGCCGCCGGCGTGCGCAACTTCCAATACTGCTTCTCCGCTTCGGACGCGCACAACAAGGCGAATATCGGCCGCAGCACCGAGGACAGCGTCGCGGCCATGCCCGACGCGGTCCGCCTCGCCCACCAAGCGGGCGGCGAAATCCAACTTTGCCTGGCCACCAGCTTCACCTGCCCGTTCGACGGCCCGGTAGATCCCGAACGAGTCCTGGCCATCGCCAACGACCCGCGCACCGAAGGCGCTACCGACATCGTCGTCGCCGACACCCTCGGCCAGGCCGACCCGGCTCAGGTAACCGCCCTCATCTCCGCGGTCCGCGACCGAACCCCGCACCGCCGCATCGTCTTCCACGGCCACGACACCTGGGGCATGGGCGTAGCCAACACCCTCGCCGCGCTCGGAGCGGGCGCCACCATGGTCGACGGCTCACTAGGCGGTCTGGGCGGCTGCCCCTTCGCCCCCGGCGCCAGCGGCAACACCGCCACCGAAGACATCCTCTTCGCCACCCGCCCCACCTGGTTCACCCCCACCACCCTGGCCGCCCTGGTCGAACTCTCCGAAGATCTCCTGACAGACCTCGGCGAACCCAACCGCTCCCGCACCGCCGAGGGCACGCGCTCGAAAGCCGAAGCCTTCGACTGGGTCATCTGA